Proteins encoded by one window of Chondromyces crocatus:
- a CDS encoding ParA family protein yields MLRVTFYSYKGGVGRTLALLNVAAILARQGRKVVAVDLDLEAPGFGLSSLTRRPQAEQPRGVSDFLLGRRLGTNKELEASAYAYPVLSSYCHENLWLMPAGQRANELADLIPSLYDDLDDPSARLFDLLVAEVHHALKPDYLLFDSRTGTADIAGVCTLELPQVLVAVCGLNEQNVEGMANMLEQTRDFRQQASLPEVATLLVLSPVPVLPQASGSATVSMARDAAKSIVARHASNYLRGASEMAFSGLRSPEERLLADRLEDVQRRIMAPIYQEFGPGLASFPSLRHPDLLHILNYDPMVPLTGELQVTRNSHLASGYRELAMSLARASTRDAEMVLVDFPQDGL; encoded by the coding sequence ATGCTGCGCGTCACTTTCTACAGTTACAAAGGCGGCGTAGGGCGAACGCTCGCCTTGCTGAACGTCGCTGCGATCCTTGCTCGCCAAGGACGCAAGGTCGTGGCCGTCGACCTGGATCTGGAGGCACCTGGCTTCGGCCTCTCGTCGTTGACCCGGCGTCCCCAGGCAGAGCAACCGCGTGGCGTCTCGGATTTTCTGCTGGGGCGCCGGCTCGGGACCAACAAGGAGCTGGAAGCGTCTGCTTACGCCTATCCAGTTCTCTCATCGTACTGCCACGAGAACCTGTGGCTGATGCCCGCTGGGCAGCGAGCCAACGAGCTGGCTGACCTCATCCCGTCGCTTTACGACGACCTCGACGATCCGTCAGCGCGCCTGTTCGACTTGCTCGTGGCCGAGGTGCATCACGCGCTGAAGCCAGACTACCTGCTGTTCGACAGCCGAACCGGGACGGCAGACATCGCCGGCGTCTGCACCCTGGAGCTGCCGCAGGTGCTCGTCGCAGTGTGTGGCCTGAACGAGCAGAACGTGGAGGGCATGGCGAACATGCTGGAACAAACCCGGGACTTCCGGCAGCAAGCCAGCTTGCCCGAGGTCGCAACCCTGCTGGTCCTCAGCCCTGTGCCCGTCCTGCCCCAGGCATCCGGATCTGCGACAGTGAGCATGGCGAGGGATGCTGCGAAGAGCATCGTGGCTCGTCACGCATCGAACTATCTCCGCGGTGCTTCAGAGATGGCGTTCTCAGGGCTGCGATCTCCTGAGGAGCGGCTGCTGGCTGACCGTCTGGAGGACGTGCAGCGTCGCATCATGGCGCCCATCTACCAGGAGTTCGGCCCTGGGTTGGCCTCCTTTCCAAGCCTACGTCACCCGGATCTCCTGCACATCTTGAACTACGATCCGATGGTGCCACTCACGGGGGAGCTACAGGTCACGCGCAACTCTCATCTGGCATCAGGATATCGAGAGCTGGCCATGTCGCTGGCACGCGCGTCGACGCGCGACGCGGAGATGGTCCTGGTCGACTTTCCTCAGGATGGATTGTGA
- a CDS encoding SDR family oxidoreductase, whose amino-acid sequence MHDKSVALVTGANKGIGLQIAKDLAARGLTVLIGSRDLERGEVAAKAVGAGARAIQLDVTDQASVKAAAARIRDELGRLDVLVNNAAIAQAGASGRSFEEVMAANKPSKTSIDELRAIFETNVFGVVAVTQALLPLLREAPAGRIVNVSSSLGSLTLNADPASPYRGASGNYSASKTALNAITIALAQELASTPIKVNAACPGFTATDLNNFRGTRTVEQGAREAVRLALLDENGPTGTFSDEDGKVPW is encoded by the coding sequence ATGCACGACAAGTCTGTCGCCCTGGTCACCGGGGCCAACAAGGGGATCGGCCTTCAGATCGCGAAGGATCTCGCTGCGCGCGGGCTCACCGTGCTCATCGGGTCCAGAGATCTGGAGCGTGGAGAGGTTGCCGCGAAGGCGGTCGGAGCGGGCGCTCGCGCGATCCAGCTCGACGTCACGGATCAGGCCTCGGTCAAGGCTGCGGCAGCCCGCATCCGGGACGAGCTGGGCCGGCTCGACGTGCTCGTCAACAACGCCGCGATCGCGCAGGCGGGAGCGTCAGGCCGGAGCTTCGAGGAGGTCATGGCGGCCAACAAGCCGAGCAAGACGTCGATCGACGAGCTGCGCGCGATCTTCGAGACGAACGTGTTCGGCGTCGTCGCGGTCACGCAAGCGCTGCTGCCGCTGCTTCGCGAGGCGCCGGCCGGCCGCATCGTCAACGTGTCGAGTTCCCTCGGCTCGCTGACGCTGAACGCGGACCCCGCCTCTCCGTACCGAGGGGCGTCCGGCAACTACAGCGCGTCGAAGACGGCCCTCAACGCGATCACCATCGCCCTCGCCCAGGAGCTCGCGTCGACCCCCATCAAGGTCAACGCAGCCTGCCCCGGCTTCACCGCGACGGACCTCAACAATTTCCGGGGAACCCGCACCGTCGAGCAGGGAGCACGCGAGGCCGTGCGTCTGGCACTGCTCGACGAGAACGGCCCCACGGGCACCTTCTCGGACGAAGACGGCAAGGTCCCCTGGTGA
- a CDS encoding Lhr family helicase, with protein sequence MSKRPADPLRRFHEPTRAWFDAAFPEPTGAQRKGWPPILDGASTLLLAPTGSGKTLAAFLTAIDKLLFAPEPHPSERCRVLYVSPLKALAVDVERNLRAPLAGIAVAADRLGVPHRALQVGLRSGDTAPDERVKLAKRPPDILITTPESLYLLLTSNAREGLRAVETVIIDEIHAVAPTKRGAHLFLTLERLEAMREPGRPLQRIGLSATQRPLEEIARLLGGGEVDPQGVWKPREVTIIDASAPKALEISIEVPAEEMPAMLAGTGAPAPRLDDVRAPRAVRRASSTTEARTAEQGSVTKRASTKRASTARPTKARSAKRTALHEASASAPSSPALSEPGRSKTSTPPSFAPPASLASPPAPPIPPRNPSVWPGIHARLVELVRAHRSTMIFSNSRRLAERLAAALNDLAGDVIARAHHGSIAREQRQAIEEQLKEGSLPCIVATSSLELGLDLGAVDLVIQIEAPPSVAAGLQRIGRAGHHVGGTSQGIIFPKHRGDLLSCASASALMREGRVEQTRYPRSPLDVLAQQIVAITAMDAIHVDALFDLVRRAAPFAELPRSSFEGVLDMLSGRYPSDEFAELRPRIVWDRVGGLVRGREGAKRLAVVNAGTIPDRGLYGVFLATDEPAGKTSRRVGELDEEMVFEAREGEVFLLGASSWRITEITHDRVLVVPAPGEPGKMPFWRGDQVGRSAELGAAIGALTRTLAGLTEPEAEALLREQHGLDPRAAERLMRHVHDQAAATGDVPSDRTIVVERFQDEMGDLRICILSPFGGRVHAPLATCLIARARSELGLDIEANWTDDGVVIRLPEANEPPDPHQLLPQADEVEDLLVQHLGGTALFASRFRECAGRALLLPRRMPGKRAPLWQQRKRAADLLAVAARYGSFPMLLETYRECLRDVFDLGALQDLLRGIQSRKIRLTTVDTRVPSPFAASLLFSYVGNFMYEGDLPLAERRAQALTIDQSRLRELLGEAEMRELLDADAVAAMEATLQRLDGRFPPKHADQIHDLLLALGDLSRDELAQRCRHPDEALEAARARADAWVDGLLRERRIIEVRIGGVLRIAAAEDAGRLRDALGVMPPPGLPAAFLASVPDALQDLVARYARTHAPFHAEDVARRFDLGIGPVLGALERLMERGKVVEGELSPAGRGREHCDAEVLRILKRRSLSRLRAEVEPVEPETYARFLGEWHSLNRPRRGPEGLLAVIAQLQGAPLPASALSTQILPARVEGYRPGDLDALCAAGLVLWRGVDPIGDTDGRIALYLTEAYPYLAPPAQRAEGPLAEKVREALRRRGAVFFADLSRETGAFGADLLRALWDLVWAGEATNDTLAPLRSLGRTEKRGGRRGRERSMGGLGGSSFLPGAARGGFAVGGWRAGPPGSEGRWSLLPEFGGAVAVNETERRTALARVLLERHGVLTREAVQGEGITGGFSAVYDVLRAMEDAGKVRRGYFVAGLGAAQFALPGADDRLRACRDAPEGSEAITRVLAATDPASPWGAAVSWPEAEASVRPQRAAGALVVLREGRLIAWVGRTERSLLTFLPDAEPARGETIRAIAQALAALVDEGRRRSVLLATVNGGPVSASPIAAALQAAGFSPMSQGYLKRAGGMPRGDGYRERGLMPGAPVVGFGGPAGNARGQGMVPAPRGQGTVPAPRGQGGLPAPRGRGNAPDWLRRAAMGGGLAAAGWEPPPGVQQEPEDAVEGDEESDDLDDEFDEGVGDDGDEGEG encoded by the coding sequence ATGAGCAAGCGCCCGGCCGACCCCCTTCGTCGCTTCCACGAGCCCACCCGCGCCTGGTTCGACGCCGCCTTCCCTGAACCCACGGGGGCGCAGCGCAAGGGGTGGCCGCCGATCCTCGATGGCGCCTCCACGCTCCTCCTCGCGCCGACGGGATCGGGCAAGACCCTGGCCGCGTTTCTCACGGCCATCGACAAGCTCCTGTTCGCACCCGAGCCGCATCCGAGTGAGCGCTGCCGTGTTCTCTATGTCTCCCCCCTCAAGGCCCTCGCCGTCGACGTCGAGCGGAACCTGCGCGCGCCGCTCGCGGGCATCGCGGTCGCAGCGGATCGCCTGGGGGTGCCGCACCGCGCGCTCCAGGTGGGGTTGCGCTCGGGCGACACGGCGCCGGACGAGCGCGTCAAGCTCGCCAAGCGCCCGCCCGACATCCTGATCACCACCCCCGAGTCCCTCTACCTCCTGCTCACCTCGAACGCGCGCGAAGGCCTCCGCGCCGTCGAGACGGTGATCATCGACGAGATCCACGCCGTCGCCCCCACCAAGCGCGGCGCGCACCTCTTCCTCACGCTGGAGCGCCTGGAGGCGATGCGCGAGCCCGGGCGGCCCCTCCAGCGCATCGGCCTCTCCGCCACCCAGCGACCGCTCGAAGAGATCGCGCGCCTCCTCGGTGGAGGCGAGGTCGACCCGCAGGGAGTATGGAAGCCCCGCGAGGTCACCATCATCGATGCGAGCGCACCGAAGGCGCTGGAGATCTCGATCGAGGTCCCCGCCGAGGAGATGCCGGCGATGCTGGCGGGCACGGGCGCACCTGCTCCACGGCTGGATGACGTGCGTGCGCCGCGCGCCGTGCGGAGGGCGTCGTCGACCACCGAGGCGCGCACAGCCGAGCAGGGCTCCGTCACCAAGCGTGCTTCCACCAAGCGTGCTTCCACCGCACGACCGACGAAGGCGCGGTCCGCCAAGCGCACCGCCCTCCACGAGGCATCTGCGTCGGCACCGTCCTCTCCTGCGCTCTCGGAGCCTGGTCGCTCGAAGACGTCCACCCCTCCGTCCTTCGCGCCACCCGCTTCCCTCGCGTCGCCCCCGGCGCCTCCCATCCCCCCCCGCAACCCCTCCGTCTGGCCAGGCATTCACGCCCGCCTCGTCGAGCTGGTCCGTGCCCACCGCTCGACCATGATCTTCTCCAACAGCCGCCGCCTCGCCGAGCGCCTCGCGGCCGCGCTCAACGACCTCGCCGGCGACGTCATCGCCCGCGCCCACCACGGCTCCATCGCCCGTGAGCAGCGCCAGGCCATCGAGGAGCAGCTCAAGGAAGGCTCCCTCCCCTGCATCGTCGCCACCTCCTCCCTCGAGCTCGGCCTCGATCTCGGCGCCGTCGACCTCGTCATCCAGATCGAGGCGCCTCCCTCGGTCGCGGCGGGCCTCCAGCGCATCGGCCGCGCGGGCCACCACGTCGGCGGCACCTCGCAGGGCATCATCTTCCCCAAGCACCGCGGTGATCTCCTCTCGTGCGCCTCCGCCTCCGCCCTCATGCGCGAAGGCCGCGTCGAGCAGACCCGCTATCCCCGCAGCCCGCTCGACGTCCTCGCCCAGCAGATCGTCGCCATCACCGCCATGGATGCCATCCATGTCGACGCCCTCTTCGACCTCGTCCGCCGCGCGGCGCCCTTCGCCGAGCTACCGCGCTCCAGCTTCGAGGGCGTCCTCGACATGCTCAGCGGACGCTACCCCTCCGACGAGTTCGCCGAGCTACGCCCTCGCATCGTCTGGGATCGCGTCGGTGGCCTCGTCCGCGGTCGGGAAGGGGCCAAGCGCCTCGCCGTCGTCAACGCGGGCACCATCCCCGACCGTGGGCTCTACGGCGTCTTCCTCGCCACCGACGAGCCTGCGGGCAAGACCAGCCGTCGCGTCGGCGAGCTGGACGAGGAGATGGTCTTCGAGGCGCGGGAAGGCGAGGTCTTCCTCCTCGGTGCCTCCTCCTGGCGCATCACCGAGATCACCCACGACCGCGTCCTCGTCGTCCCCGCGCCGGGGGAGCCTGGCAAGATGCCCTTCTGGCGCGGGGATCAGGTGGGCCGCTCCGCCGAACTGGGGGCTGCCATCGGCGCGCTCACCCGCACCCTCGCGGGCCTGACCGAGCCCGAGGCCGAGGCCCTTCTCCGTGAACAGCATGGCCTCGACCCGCGCGCCGCCGAGCGCCTCATGCGCCACGTCCACGATCAAGCGGCGGCCACGGGGGACGTTCCCAGCGATCGCACGATCGTCGTCGAGCGCTTCCAGGATGAGATGGGGGACCTCCGCATCTGCATCCTCTCTCCCTTCGGCGGCCGCGTGCACGCGCCCCTCGCCACCTGCCTCATCGCCCGCGCGCGTTCGGAGCTGGGCCTCGACATCGAGGCCAACTGGACCGACGACGGCGTCGTCATCCGCCTCCCCGAAGCCAACGAGCCTCCGGATCCGCACCAGCTCCTCCCGCAGGCCGACGAGGTCGAGGATCTCCTCGTCCAGCACCTCGGCGGCACCGCGCTCTTCGCCTCCCGGTTCCGCGAGTGCGCGGGCCGCGCCCTGCTCCTCCCGCGCCGCATGCCCGGCAAGCGCGCCCCCCTCTGGCAGCAGCGCAAGCGCGCCGCCGATCTCCTCGCCGTCGCCGCGCGTTACGGCTCGTTCCCCATGCTCCTCGAGACGTACCGCGAGTGCTTGCGGGACGTGTTCGACCTCGGGGCCCTCCAGGATCTCTTGCGGGGCATCCAGAGCCGCAAGATCCGCCTCACCACCGTCGACACCCGCGTCCCGTCTCCCTTCGCCGCTTCGCTCCTGTTCTCGTACGTCGGCAACTTCATGTACGAGGGGGACCTTCCCCTCGCCGAGCGCCGCGCCCAGGCCCTCACCATCGACCAGAGCCGCCTCCGCGAGCTGCTCGGCGAGGCCGAGATGCGCGAGCTGCTCGACGCGGACGCCGTCGCCGCCATGGAGGCCACCCTCCAGCGCCTCGATGGCCGCTTTCCGCCGAAGCATGCCGACCAGATTCACGACCTGCTGCTCGCTCTCGGCGATCTCTCCCGCGACGAGCTCGCGCAGCGCTGCCGCCATCCCGACGAGGCGCTCGAAGCCGCTCGCGCGCGCGCCGACGCGTGGGTGGATGGCCTGCTGCGGGAGCGACGGATCATCGAGGTGCGCATCGGTGGGGTCCTGCGCATCGCCGCTGCCGAGGATGCCGGCCGCTTGCGGGACGCGCTCGGCGTCATGCCACCCCCTGGCCTCCCGGCGGCCTTCCTCGCCTCCGTGCCCGACGCCCTCCAGGATCTCGTCGCCCGCTACGCCCGCACCCACGCTCCCTTCCACGCCGAGGACGTCGCCCGGCGCTTCGATCTCGGCATCGGCCCCGTGCTCGGCGCGCTCGAACGCCTCATGGAGCGCGGCAAGGTCGTCGAAGGCGAGCTGTCTCCTGCCGGCCGAGGCCGTGAGCACTGCGACGCCGAGGTCCTCCGCATCCTCAAGCGCCGCTCCCTGTCGCGGCTCCGCGCCGAGGTCGAGCCGGTCGAGCCGGAGACCTACGCCCGCTTCCTCGGCGAGTGGCACAGCTTGAACCGACCTCGCCGCGGGCCCGAGGGACTGCTTGCGGTGATCGCGCAGCTCCAGGGTGCGCCGCTCCCCGCATCCGCGCTCTCGACGCAGATTCTGCCCGCCCGCGTCGAGGGCTACCGCCCGGGGGATCTCGATGCGCTCTGCGCCGCCGGGCTCGTGCTGTGGCGCGGTGTGGATCCCATCGGCGACACGGATGGCCGCATCGCGCTCTACCTGACCGAGGCCTACCCGTACCTCGCCCCGCCGGCGCAACGCGCGGAAGGGCCGCTCGCCGAGAAGGTGCGGGAGGCGCTCCGGCGTCGTGGTGCGGTGTTCTTCGCGGACCTCTCGCGCGAGACGGGCGCGTTCGGGGCCGATCTCTTGCGCGCCTTGTGGGACCTCGTGTGGGCGGGCGAGGCCACGAACGACACGCTCGCGCCGCTCAGGTCCCTGGGGCGCACCGAGAAGCGCGGGGGGCGCCGTGGGAGAGAGCGCTCCATGGGAGGCCTCGGGGGAAGCAGCTTCTTGCCTGGCGCGGCGCGCGGTGGCTTCGCGGTGGGGGGCTGGCGCGCGGGTCCGCCCGGGAGCGAGGGCCGCTGGTCCCTCTTGCCCGAGTTCGGCGGCGCCGTTGCGGTGAACGAGACCGAGCGCCGCACCGCCCTTGCGCGCGTGCTGCTCGAACGCCACGGCGTGCTCACCCGCGAGGCCGTGCAAGGCGAGGGCATCACGGGAGGCTTCTCTGCGGTCTACGACGTGCTGCGCGCGATGGAGGACGCCGGCAAGGTGCGCCGCGGCTACTTCGTCGCGGGTCTCGGCGCTGCTCAGTTTGCGCTGCCTGGCGCCGATGACCGCCTCCGCGCTTGCCGTGATGCGCCCGAGGGGAGCGAGGCCATCACGCGCGTGCTCGCGGCGACCGACCCTGCGAGCCCCTGGGGCGCCGCGGTCTCGTGGCCTGAAGCGGAGGCCTCGGTGCGACCGCAGCGCGCCGCGGGGGCCCTCGTCGTGCTCCGCGAAGGCCGGCTCATCGCGTGGGTCGGGCGCACCGAGCGCAGCCTGCTCACGTTCCTCCCCGACGCCGAGCCGGCGCGCGGGGAGACGATCCGCGCCATCGCGCAGGCCCTCGCGGCGCTGGTCGACGAGGGACGCCGACGCAGTGTTCTGCTCGCCACGGTGAACGGGGGGCCGGTGAGCGCGTCGCCGATCGCGGCTGCGCTCCAGGCGGCAGGGTTCTCTCCGATGTCGCAGGGCTACCTGAAGCGCGCGGGCGGGATGCCTCGCGGTGATGGTTACCGGGAGCGTGGTCTGATGCCGGGCGCACCCGTCGTGGGCTTTGGCGGCCCAGCGGGCAACGCGCGCGGGCAAGGGATGGTGCCAGCGCCGCGAGGGCAGGGGACGGTGCCAGCGCCGCGAGGGCAGGGGGGCCTGCCAGCGCCGCGAGGGCGGGGGAACGCGCCGGACTGGCTGCGACGTGCGGCGATGGGAGGAGGTCTCGCGGCTGCGGGATGGGAGCCGCCGCCGGGCGTGCAGCAAGAGCCGGAGGACGCGGTCGAGGGCGACGAGGAGAGCGACGACCTCGATGACGAGTTCGACGAGGGGGTCGGAGACGACGGGGACGAGGGAGAAGGCTGA
- a CDS encoding Fpg/Nei family DNA glycosylase, whose translation MPEGDTLFRIAAGLAPALTGQPVLALVLPKSSQRVAHLVGHRIERVEARGKNLLVFFDEGSVLHTHLRMSGLWHLYRTEDPWRRPPEQATAVIEVPGYLAVCFRAPVTRLLRQSDLARDPQLAALGPDLLGETFDLDEALRRIQEQPDTPLGVAIMDQRAVAGIGNVYKSELLFRQRLDPFAPVRCYPEEELRALLDLARAILVANVQMPSGPWRYESPGQFYRYTRTTREGRVPGRKATMYIQPLGGGRRAGALAVYRRARQACYDCGTLIRMKRQGEAQRSTYFCPQCQPSRREA comes from the coding sequence ATGCCCGAAGGAGACACCCTCTTCCGCATCGCTGCTGGCCTCGCGCCGGCCCTCACCGGCCAGCCCGTGCTCGCCCTGGTCTTGCCGAAGAGCTCCCAGCGCGTCGCTCACCTCGTCGGCCATCGCATCGAGCGCGTCGAGGCCCGGGGCAAGAACCTTCTGGTCTTCTTCGACGAGGGCAGCGTCCTGCACACGCACCTGCGCATGAGCGGCCTCTGGCACCTCTACCGCACCGAGGACCCGTGGCGACGGCCTCCAGAGCAAGCCACGGCCGTCATCGAGGTCCCCGGGTATCTGGCCGTCTGCTTCCGCGCCCCCGTCACCCGGTTGCTGCGCCAGAGCGACCTCGCGCGGGATCCCCAGCTCGCCGCGCTCGGTCCTGATCTGCTCGGCGAGACCTTCGACCTCGACGAGGCCCTGCGGCGCATCCAGGAGCAGCCGGACACGCCGCTCGGCGTGGCGATCATGGATCAGCGCGCCGTCGCGGGGATCGGCAACGTCTACAAGAGCGAGCTGCTCTTCCGTCAGCGGCTGGACCCCTTTGCGCCCGTGCGGTGCTATCCCGAAGAGGAGCTGCGCGCGCTGCTCGATCTCGCGCGCGCCATCCTCGTCGCGAACGTGCAGATGCCCTCGGGGCCGTGGCGCTACGAGAGCCCTGGGCAGTTCTACCGCTACACGCGCACGACGCGAGAAGGGCGCGTCCCTGGGCGGAAGGCGACCATGTACATCCAGCCGCTCGGAGGAGGCCGCCGTGCGGGGGCGCTCGCGGTGTACCGTCGGGCGCGGCAAGCTTGCTACGACTGCGGCACGCTCATCCGGATGAAGCGCCAGGGGGAGGCACAGCGGTCCACGTACTTCTGCCCGCAGTGCCAGCCTTCCCGGAGGGAGGCGTGA
- a CDS encoding TetR/AcrR family transcriptional regulator: protein MAVRVSGDRGKKEVVRRTAGGEKAGVQAPAARTVRADAQRSLDALLEAAKSVFATSGVDAPVRAIAAEAGVGIATVYRHFPQRSDLVAAVFRREVDACAAAAPSLSRQHEPGEALARWLRRYTAFIATKRGLAAALYSGDPAFDALPAYFREHLEPALQSLLDAAVSAGQIRDDIQSSDLLWAVANLSASNKDVGPAHSRRMVDLLIDGLRYGASSPAPSGRNRAR, encoded by the coding sequence ATGGCGGTGCGTGTGAGCGGCGATCGAGGCAAGAAGGAAGTCGTGAGACGAACGGCGGGAGGAGAGAAGGCTGGAGTGCAGGCTCCTGCGGCGCGCACCGTTCGCGCCGACGCGCAGCGGAGCCTCGACGCGCTGCTGGAGGCGGCCAAGTCCGTCTTCGCCACGTCCGGTGTGGACGCGCCCGTGCGCGCGATCGCGGCAGAAGCGGGCGTCGGCATCGCGACCGTCTACCGTCACTTTCCGCAGCGCTCCGACCTGGTGGCGGCGGTGTTCCGGCGCGAAGTAGACGCCTGCGCCGCGGCAGCCCCGTCGCTCTCCCGCCAGCATGAGCCTGGCGAGGCGCTGGCGCGGTGGCTCCGGCGCTACACCGCCTTCATCGCCACCAAGCGCGGGCTCGCGGCGGCTCTCTACTCGGGAGACCCAGCGTTCGACGCTTTGCCAGCATACTTCCGCGAGCACCTCGAGCCCGCCCTCCAGTCACTGCTCGATGCCGCGGTGAGCGCGGGTCAGATCCGCGACGACATCCAGTCGTCCGACCTGCTGTGGGCCGTGGCGAACCTCTCCGCCTCCAACAAGGACGTCGGGCCAGCCCACAGCCGGCGCATGGTCGACCTGCTGATCGATGGGTTGCGCTACGGCGCGTCGAGCCCTGCCCCCAGCGGGCGAAACCGCGCGCGCTGA
- a CDS encoding AAA family ATPase — protein sequence MLKRASFGSFKTLSQVEVDLSAFTLLVGKNGAGKTSVLQGIHLASLVGVRQPGEEQRLDGRLGLLFRESNHPRRFVTASTRGPVRLALTDQEECTLSVVASLPESDRGWGEDDCRFDVSVAKAPALRELTLPSDDRQHRQAFLDSAEVRGFGSAVLLRLDAEPMSQPSIMPTISDQEAPRLERNGAGLASVLNYFAGAEPDTLAAITRDLKSVVPEVRGIRTFPTTVALRGYERIVIGDQAVNRPYQTDVPAHRFSLDMGAGRLIPADLLSEGTVLTLGLLAVLRHPSCPKVVLADDIDRALHPEAQADLVRCLRAIQRERPEVQIICTTHSPYLLDHVGLDEVRVMALDEQGHTRCRPLSEHPESQRWREMLRTGEFWASVGDDWVKEPHQGGA from the coding sequence ATGCTCAAACGAGCTTCCTTCGGATCCTTCAAGACGCTCTCCCAGGTCGAGGTCGACCTCTCCGCCTTCACGCTCCTCGTCGGGAAGAACGGCGCCGGTAAAACCAGCGTCCTTCAAGGAATCCACCTCGCTTCGCTGGTCGGCGTTCGACAGCCAGGAGAAGAACAGCGGCTGGATGGTCGTCTCGGTCTGCTCTTCCGCGAGTCCAATCATCCGCGACGGTTCGTCACCGCCTCGACCCGGGGGCCTGTACGCCTCGCTCTGACAGACCAGGAAGAGTGCACGCTCAGCGTCGTCGCGTCCCTTCCGGAGAGCGATCGAGGCTGGGGCGAGGACGACTGCCGGTTCGACGTATCGGTCGCCAAGGCCCCTGCGCTTCGGGAGCTGACCCTCCCCAGTGATGATCGTCAACACAGGCAAGCCTTTCTCGACAGCGCCGAGGTTCGCGGATTCGGCTCCGCGGTGCTCCTCCGCCTCGATGCGGAGCCGATGAGCCAGCCCTCCATCATGCCCACGATCTCGGACCAGGAGGCGCCTCGCCTGGAACGCAACGGTGCCGGGCTGGCGTCGGTACTCAACTATTTCGCAGGCGCCGAGCCAGACACCCTCGCCGCGATCACACGCGATCTGAAGTCGGTCGTTCCAGAGGTCCGCGGGATCCGAACCTTCCCCACGACCGTGGCGCTCAGGGGCTACGAGCGCATCGTCATCGGGGATCAGGCCGTCAACCGCCCCTATCAGACCGATGTCCCCGCGCATCGCTTCTCGCTGGACATGGGCGCGGGACGGCTGATCCCGGCCGACCTGCTCAGCGAGGGGACCGTGCTCACGCTGGGCCTGCTGGCGGTCCTCCGACACCCCAGTTGCCCGAAGGTCGTCCTCGCCGACGACATCGATCGAGCACTCCACCCGGAGGCCCAGGCCGATCTCGTCCGCTGTCTCCGTGCCATCCAGCGCGAAAGACCCGAGGTGCAGATCATCTGCACCACCCACTCGCCCTACCTCCTCGATCACGTGGGTCTCGACGAGGTCCGGGTGATGGCCCTCGACGAGCAGGGCCACACGCGCTGCCGTCCCCTGAGTGAGCACCCCGAGAGCCAGCGCTGGCGCGAGATGCTGCGGACAGGGGAGTTCTGGGCCTCCGTGGGCGACGACTGGGTGAAGGAGCCCCACCAAGGTGGCGCCTGA